A region of the Gemmatimonadota bacterium genome:
TATCATGGCGGCAGACCAGGGCGGTCGATTTCAGATCGATTCAGGGTGCCATGACCGTCGACGGCGTGGGATCTTTCCTCTCCGGACTCGCAGGGACCGTGCCGGGCACGACCTACACGACCAGCGTACCGCTTATCGAACTCACCGGCGTAGCCGCCCGGACCGTGGGCCTTTTCACCGGCGCCGCTTTCGTGGTGCTCGTGTTCCTGCCCAAGGCGTTCGCCCTGGTCCTGGCGATACCGGATCCGGTCTTCGCGGCGTACTTTATCGTGTTGTTGGCGATGCTCTTTATCGTGGGTCTAAAGATCGTCATCCAGGACGGCCTCGACAAGAACAAGGGCTTCATCGTGGGCGCCGCTTTCCTGGTGGGATTCAGTATGCAGTTTGAACTGATCTACCCGGAGTTCGTCTCGCAGTTCGCGGGCGGCCTGTTCCGGAACGGCATGACCGCGGGGGGCCTGGTGGCCATTCTCCTCAACCTGGTGCTCAGTGCCACGGGATATCGCCGGTACCGGATGGAGACGGTACTGGACATGTCCGTCTTGCCTGAAATCCGATCGTTCCTCGGAAACTTCGCCTCCCGGGCCGGCTGGGACGAGGCCATGGCGGGCCGGCTCGACGCCGTCGGCGAAGAGGTGCTGCTGACGCTCACCCGTCAGGAAGAACAGGAAGAACGTAAGCGGAGAAGTCTGCGGCTTGTAGTATCCAGGGAACAGGGCGGGGCGGTACTGGAGTTTGTCGTTACGCCGAGGGGCGAGAACATACAGGACAGGCTCGCCATGTTATCCGACGAGTCGGACGAAACATCCATCGAACATGAAGTATCTCTCCGGCTCCTGCGTCATCTCGCGTCATCCGTTCGCCACCAGCAATATCACGACACGGATATCGTCACCGTACGCGTCAAGGCCACGGCGGCGGCAGATCCTGCCGGTTGACTTCCCACTCAAGCCCTCACAGGGCGAATGGCCGCCTCAGGCCAAATGCGCCAGGTTGTTGCTTTCGAGAAATTCCCGGATCAGCGATACGCATTCCTCCGGCTGTTCCAGCGGAAAGAAATGCGTCGTATCGGGCAGGAAGTCGTAGTCGACCGTCACCATGTCGCGCAGGTCCAGGGTCGGAAGGTAGGAATAGGGAAGGGTGGGGTCCGCCCCGATGACTTTCGTCGGGCAATCGAGCGCATCGAAATCCACAAGCACCGAATAACTTCTCGAATAATCGATGATCTGGGCCTCGAATTCCCGCGGGCACCGCAGTTCGTAACCGTCCCCGCTGTCGATCGGCCGCAGCGTCGTCTTCGCCATGAGTTCCCTTACCCCGGGGACTACGTGGACGAAGCCTGGCGAGTAGCTGAGCAGCTCAACGAAGTCCTCTTCCGTCTGGAACAAATGCCCGCGTCGCCTCGTGGCGGCGGCGACCTGTTCCGCGGCCGCGTCGAATTCGACCTGGCTGACCCCCGGCTTGCAAAGGGGCGGATCGAAGAGGATCAGGCCGGAGAAATCTATCGCCGGGCCTGACGACATCAGATCCTTGAAGGTCGAGATGGACAGCAGGGTAATCAATGCCGAGACGGAGTGGTAGACGCCCACTTTCGGTTTCTGCCCGAACTGATCGTCGATGGCCTCCAGGATCAGGCGCTGGTCGTGGATCAGCGTCGGCACATCGTGTTTCTGCTGATCGCCGACGGTATTCCAGCCGTGATTCCGCTGGTCGTACAGGATCAGATCGTAGTCATCGGCAAGGTGAGACCAGAAGGGATAATACAGGTCTATGGCGAGTCCGTTGCCGTGGCTCAGGACGAGACGCGGACCCTGTGGATTCCCGTGCCTGCGCAGCACGGTCACAGTCTCTTCGTCCAGGCGGACTTCACACGATGCTTGGGGATCGGGTACGATCCAGGTTTTGTCTTCAGTCATTTGGCCTAAAGTCGCCCTTCCGCCGAAGCCTTGAATCAACCCCTTCGATATACAAAGCCAATGGACTCAAGTGTAGGCGTTAACGTACCTCTCGCTTCGTTACTCGTCAAGCGTTTATACTCAATACTTTGAATACTTACTCGTAAGACAAATTCACAGTACGCGAAACGATTATTGCGCGGAGAGACTCCGGATACCGCGATCAGAAGCCCATGCGTGCAAAGAGGCTGATACGATGATCGGATGCGCCACCGCGCCGGTCGATCCGCGTGCCGGAAAGCTCCAGAGATCCGGAGCGTCCGAGGTCCGCGGCGCCTATGCGGGCGCCCAGCCGCAACTGGCGGCGTTCATCCCCGTCGAGATACACGTCGCCAAAGGGGGTGAAGAGCACACCCGTGGGCGATGAAGCAAGGCCGTATCCCACCTCGGCCCGCAGGGAACGGGCGCGGCTGCCGCTGCGCAGGGCGGAATCGGCCAGGGGCCGTTCGCGCCACATCATGCCGGAGTCTGCGGTTCCAGCGCCCATGCGCGGCGCCACGGACATCGAAAGACCCCGGCCGTCCGAACTCGGTCTCAGATAGGCGATGAGTGAAACGCCGTTCTCCCGGTATCCCTCTGCCGTATGGACCGCCAGGTAACGGCCCTGGGCATTAAGTCCGACACGACCGCCGGTCAGGCGGAGTCCGCCGGAGACTTCGAGGCCCTGTCCGGTCTGGCCGTCGCCTCCGTCGTAGCGTCCGGCCACCTGCGCATAGGGCGTTACGGTGGTTTCGCCCGCGAGGGCGGTCGTACGCGACCCTTCCAGGCCGACGCGTATCCGTTGCACGCCGGTTGCAATGTCGCTCAGTGCGGCCGATTCACTGTCGGAGGTGGAAAGGCGGAGCAACCCGGCGTCACCCACCAGGTCGAGTCCCAGACCGCCCGAGGAGGCCAGCCGGGACCGTGCGCCCAGCATGCCCATACGCATGGACAGGTCGCTCGTGCCATCCTCCACCTCAACTTCGCCGGAACCGAGTCCCACGATCGACCACACTTCCGTGAAACCGGTGGGGCAGGTCCAGCGCAAGTACGGCAGCACCGAGGTAAGCCGCGATTCCAGGCTGCCGCTCGCCACGGTAACGTCGTAGTCGGACTCGCCCATCGCACGAGAAAGGGCAATACCCGCCAACCAGCTGCGCCCAGTGGCCACGTCAAATCCGAGATACGCCGTTCTGAGGTTTCCGTCGTAGCTGGCGTCCACATCGGGCTCTCCCTGGAAGTTCTGCAGGTCGCCGGCGCCCCAGACGGACCACCTGAGCCCGCCGCTGCCTGTGTGATCCTCCATCGCGTAGGAGAACGAGCTCGTCCGCAGCAGGTAGTCGCCGCTCGCGCCATGGCGGCGTTCCGCGCCCTGGAGCAACGCCATCTCTTTCGATGCGGTCTGCCGGCCTTGGCCGGTCAGTCCGGCCAGCGCCGTGATGCCCGATGCGAATCCGTCGATCCTGCGGCCTCCCACGGTGATCTCCCGTCCACCACCGGCGGAAAACCTGCCGCCTATGGTGGCGGAGACTCCGGACAGCATGCTTCGCCCGATGGCCGCCAGGATGTTCGTATAGGCCTCCCGTTCTGCCGCGACGGCCGTGACAGTCACGCTGACGGCGAGGCTCGCCTCGCCCGCCGCGTTACGGGCCGAGACGTTGACCGTGGCGCCTCCTTTGCGCACCCCCGTTACCGTCAGCACGGCGCCCGACATGACCGCTTCGACAACGCCGTTATCCGTCGAGGACGCCGAATAGCTCAGGTCCGTTCCGCTGAACAGCGGGCCTGTATTGACCGTTTCGTCGTCTCCCGCCTCCAGCGATACCGCGGGCGGAGTGCCAATCGTCGCGGGAGCGTCATAGGAATCGGTCACCGAAATCGTGGCGGAATCGAGGTCCACCTCCTCGCTGCGTGCGGTAATGACAATCGTCTCGCCCCCTGATTCGTATACCGTGTCGTCCGTGACCGTGAAGGTCAGTTCCGTCGACCCCTCCGTCGCTCTGGCGGGTATCGTGATGACCAGATCTCCCGTGACGCTGTAATCGTCGGCGGTGGCGGTGCCGGACAGAGAAAGGTCGATCACCGACGCTACCGGAATCGGTGCGCTGGACAGCGTGGCCGTTACCGTCACCGTCTGGACCCCGCCATCCTCCGTCAGCGTGGCGGGAGATACCGTCAGGGTGATCTCCAGCGGTTCATCGGGTGCAGGATTGTAAAGCCCCGACCCGATGATGACGTCGATCGGGAGGACGCTTCCGTCGGGCCTCGGGAATTCACCCGCGAACCGGCGGGCGTATCCCAACTTGGGGACGTCGGCGCTGTCGGTGTCGTCGGTGGGATCGTCGAAGTAATACTCCACGAAGCCGCCTTCCGGGTTGCTTTTCGCCGCTTCGATGACCTGCGGCAGAATGAGTTCTCCGGTCACGACGTCCCGCACGGTCGCTACCAGGGGCCGAAGCTCGAACCGGTCCGGAAACGCTCCATGGACCAGGATCGTGTTGCTTTGGAGGTCCAGGACGTAGAGATACACCGAGCCATGCCTCCAGGGACCGTTCGGATCCCGCAGGGCAACCCTTGATTTCGTGGAAGAGGCTCGGCCTTCGGTCTGGAAGAGGTTGAGAAAGTACTTCCCCGCTTCCCCGACGAAGGCCTTCAGGGTTCTCCGGTCCACCACCTCACTGGCGGTAATGGCCGGGTCTCCGTAATCGATGACTTCCTCATCCAGGTGCGTTTCGTTCAGGTCGAGTCCCGCGAGCAGCAAGACCGGGACGCCGAGATGTTCCGAGTAGTAGCTGCCGACATGGCCGGAGGCGCCGGGTACACCGAACCTGGTTCCATCGAATGCGCCGTCCGGTTCCTGCGACAAGAGGTTGTTGAGGGCGGCTATTGCGGGACCTCGGATGGCGGGATCGGTAGACTGCAGTTTGGCCAGATCGGCTGGCGTGACGCCTAGCGCAATCAGGATCGCGGTATAGAGCGAGGCTTTGATGCGCCGTCCCGACAGGGCCATTTGCTTCGCGTGAACATACACCCTGCGGTCGGGCGTCAGTTGCACGAGGTAGGTGGAGCCCGAACGGTAAGGTCCCCCTTCCTGCCTGATGAGGCACAGATTGTACAAGTAGACGCCATCTCCTAATTCCACGTTCAGCCGCTCTCTGGCGGCCAGCGTGAAGTCCCTCAGGCTGGCGCTGCCGTCTTCCACCTGTTGCGCCGTCACGGTCGGGTCCATCGGAGGTGCAACACCGTCGGGGAGCGGACAGGGTGCGGCAATCTCGGGCGCGCGCCCATAGAACCCCGACCCGATGATGACATCAATCGGGAGGACGCTTCCGTCCGGCCTCGGGAGTTCACCTTTGAACCGGCGGGCGTATCCCACCTTGGGGACGTCGGCGCTGTCGGTGTCGTCCGTGGGGTCGTCGAAATAATACTCCACGAAGCCGCCTTCCGGGTTGCTCTTCGCCGCTTCGATGACCTGCGGCAGAATGAGTTTTCCGGTCACGACGTCCCGTACGGTCGCTACCAGGGGCCGAAGCTCGTATCGGTCCGGAAACGCTCCATGAACCAGGATCGTGCTGCTGTGGAGGTCCAGGACGTAAAGGTACACCGACCCATGCCTCCAGGGCCCGTTCGGATCCCGCAGGGCAACCCTGGATTTCGTGGAAGAGGCTCGACCGTCGGTCTGGAAGAGGTTGAGGTAATACTTCCCCGCTTCCCCGACGAAGGCTTTCAAGGTTTCCCGGTCCACCACCTCACTGGCGGTAATGGCCGGATCGCCGTAATCGATGACTTCTTCATCCAGGTGTGTTTCGTTCAGGTCGAATCCCGCGAGCAGCACGGTCGGAACGCCAAGATGCTCCGAGAAGTAGCTGCCGGCATGGCCGGAGGCGCCGGGTGCACCGAACCTGGTCCCATCGAATGCGCCGTCCGGTTCTTGCGACAAGAGGTTGTTGAGGGCGGCTAATGCGGGACCTCGAATGGCGGGATCGGTAGATTGCAATTTGACCAGATCAGCTGGCGTGACGCCCAGCGAAGTAAGGATCGCAGTATAGATCGAGGCTTTGATGCGCCGTCCCGACAAGGCCATTTGCTTCGAGTGAACGTACACCCTGCGGTCGGGCGTCAGCTGCACGAGGTAGGTGGAGCCGGAACGGTAAGGCCCTCCTTCCTGTCTGATGAGACACAGATTGTACAAGTACAGTCCATCGCCTATTTCTACGTTCAACCGCTCTCTGGCGGCCAGCGTGAAGTCCCTCAGACTTGCGCTGCCGTCTTCCACCTGTTGCGCCGTCACAGAAGGATCCGGCGGTGGCGTTGTCCCGTCAGGGAATGGACAGGGACCTGTTGCGACGGGATCGGGCGTGCGCCCATACAAGCCCGACCCGATGATGAAGTCGGCCGATACGACGCTTCCATCCGGCCTCCGGAGTTCAGCGGCAAACTCGCGGGCGTAGCCCAACTTGGGGATGTCGGCGCTGTCGGTGTCGTCTGTGGGATCGTCGAAGTAATACTCCACGAAGCCGCCTTCCGGATTGTTTTTCGCCGCTTCGATGACCTGCGGCAGAATGTACTCTCCCGTCACGGCGTCCCGGACGGTCGGTATTAGCGGACGGTACTCGAATTCATCCGGAAACGCCGCGTGAAACAGGATCGTGTTGCTGTTGAGGTCCAGGACGTAGAGGTACACGGACCCGTGTCGCCAGGGCCCGTTTGGATCCCGCAAAGCGAGCCTGAATTTAGAGCTGGCGGCTGCATCGCCCGACTGTATGAATTCACGCAGGTGCTCTCCCGCTTGCGTGACGAAGGCCTTCAAGGTTTCCCGGTCCACGACCTCACTGGCGGTAATAGCCGGGTCGCCGTAATCGATGACTTCGTCGACCAGGTGCGATGCATTGATGTCGAATCCGACCAGCAGCAGAACCGGAGACCCTAAATTGGGGTCCACATAGACGGCGGCATGGCCCGAGGCGCCGGGTATACCTGGTGACAGACCCGGAACAGGGACGGTCGCATCGAATGCGCCGTCCGGTTCCTGCGACAATGTGCCCAGCAGGGCGTCGATGGCCTGGGCGACAGTGGAGGAATCGGGAGATGCCAGATTGAAGAGAATGGCTGGGGAGACGCCCAGGGCTTGAAGGATCGATCCGTAAATCAAGGGGTTGAGTTGCCGGCCGGACAATGCCATGTCCTTCGCGTGAATGTATAATCTTCCGTCGAGCGTCAGGCTCACGATGTAGGTGGAACCGGAACGCCAGATCCCATCATCCTGCCTGACGATACATCCGATATATACCCCTTCCTCATGGGACGCGGCCCCCTGGGCATATTCTCTGGACCGCTCCCTCACGGCGAGCGCGAAGTCCTCAAGGGTAGCGCTGCCGTCTTCCACTTGCTGGGCCGTCACAGCCGGGTCCGCAGGAGGCGTTGCCCCTTCAGGAAGTGGACAGGATATCTGCGTCTGCGCGAACGCCGGGCGCACATTTGTAAATAACCCGTAGATCACGAGCAGGCCGAACACAACAACGAGGAAATTCAGGGACTTCCGGAAGACATGCCGTGTCATAGGAGATCTCCTGCGCGAGGCGGAAGTGTGGGCAGTCATATACCGCAGTCAGTGTAGCCTATCTGATCAACCGAGCTGTCCGGTCAAGGGGTATGGTTCGAGCCATTTCCAAGGACGACCATATATAAAATACATCAATTTGAAAATAGTTTGTTTTAGTAAGCATGCAAGATGTTTTCCGGCTGTGGACGGGTCTTGGACAAGCCGCTTTCGCCCGGTTCGGCCGAGGTTTGTACGCACGGGGTCCTGACCAGGCCGCTACCCACCGGCAAGCACCTCCCGGCACCTTTCCGCCACGATCCGCTCCTGGCCGTCCTGCAGGTTATGGGGATTGATGGAGAATCCCTCCTCGCCCCTGTCCTGCACGATGATCCTGGGCGTGCCGTCGAGCAGTGCTTTCACTGCATCGTCTCCCGTCAGACCGGCTTCCGGATCGATGGTGACCTCGAGCTGTGGCACGGCGTAGGTTTCCTCCGGATCGAGCCGGCCTACGGAAACGTGGGGAATGCCGGCCAGTTCCTCTTCGATGTAGCGCACCTTTGCTTCCCAGCCCGCCGCGTCCACCGCATGGTCCCGGTTCAGGTAGATTTCGAGGGCCTTGATGAAGGCGAAGATCTCCTCCCGGCTGACCTTCATCGGCCGGCCGACCGTGGCGAAGGGCGTCCCGTTCACCGCGCAGGCGCTGATCAGGTCCTTCCGTCCGATGATGAGGCCGGTCGACTGCGGACCCTGGAGGCTCTTGCCGCCGCTGAATATGACCAGGTCGGCACCGGCCTCCGTGAACCGGGTCAGCGTCGATACCGGAGGACATTCCGAGGCCGCGTCGACGATGACGGGCACGTCGACGGCATGGGCCATGGCCACGGCCTGTTCCAGCGGGACGGAGCGGTCGTTCTTGAAGTTCTTGCCCAGGTAAAAGACCGCTGCCGCCCGTGATCCATCCCCGATGGCCGCCCGCATGGCATCTGCCGGCGGACCGTCCGAGTCGTCCAGCTCGATCAGCTTCGCACCGGTCAGCCGAATGGCCTGGTCGTAGGCGATCCGGTGGGTCTTCTGGACGATCACTCCGTCACGCATCCCGGTCGTGTCCGGAAGCTGGCGGATCCGCTCCGGGTCGGTCCCGGTCATGCAGGACGCCGTGGTGATGACCAGACCGCACGCGGCGCTGGCGGTGACGTAGGCCGCTTCCACGCCGAGCATTCGGGCGACTTTCTCACCGGCTTTCTCATGCAGTTCGTCCAGGATACAGAACTCCCGGGATGCCGCGCGCATGGTCTCCATGATTTCCGGGTCCAGAAGGGCGCCCCCGTAACGCGTAGCCGTGCCGATGGCGTTTATGACCGGACGCACGCCGATGTCTTCATAGATACCCATGGCTTCGAACCCTTTCGCGATGGCCGCAATGCATGTGCCCGGTCGGAAAACCCTTGTCCCGCCGTCAGATCGCACTGCATATTTTACTGTTGTCTCAAGACAGGTTTGTATCTGGAAATTATGCCGCGCAGGCCCATAATCAAGGAATAAAACATGCAGTACGACGCATCCCGGCGGACTTTCGACTGCGAGCCCACGCTCACGGATTCGGAGGTGCTACGCTTCTGCAGGGACGGATATCTGCATTTCGAGGGCGTCGTGCCCGACGAGATCAACCGGCGGACGCGCGATTACCTGAACGGGAAGATCCCCGCCAATCCGTGCTACATGCCCGAGGGTATGACCGAAGAAGACCTGGCCCGGATCCGGAATTCCCATGAACCGAGTTCGATACTGCTCGAAGACTGGTTCATCGAGCACGTCCTGATCAATCCCGTGATGGCGGGTGCGCTCCGTTCGCTCCTCGGCCGTCACGTGGGATTGCCGGTGCTGGTCAGCGACCACCGGATCGAATGTCCGAAGGAATCACAGCCCTGGCACCACGACGCCGATCACGTGTTCGGTCCGGAGATCCGTTTCGTCGAGGCATTCTATTTCCCCCAGGACACCCCCGACAACATGGGACCCACCGAAGTCACGCCCGGTTCCCATATCCGCTCGACCCGAAGGGGCCAGGAGGAGAACGGGGTGCTGTGTTCGGGACCCGCGGGGACCATCGGACTGCACTCGCAAAGCATCCTGCACCGCCGGGGCGAATCCACGGCATCCGGCCTGCGGCACATGCTGAAATACAGCTACTGGCGTACGGTGCCGCCCACGCGGGACTGGATCGTCGAACCGGATTTCGACTTCAGACACGCCGACTACGGAGGGCACGGGGCCGCCCGTTACGTGGCCCACATGTTCTACTGGCTCTGCGGCAAAGGCGATGAATTCCGCCTCATCGGCGGCCAGGCGTGGCCCTGGAAATCCGCCAACCAGATCGGGCCCTCCTACGGTTTCGGACGTACGGAGGGATATCTCCCCGACTGGCGCGGGAACAACGACGATGACTATGCCCGGTAGCAGGCCCCCTCTGTCCGCCATCTCCGAGAACCGGCCCCGCTTCAGTCCTGAAAAGGCCGGTGAACTCGCCCGTTCCCTGTATGGTGTTTCCGGCACGCTGCGCGCGTTGCCGAGTGAGCGCGATCAGAACTTCCGGGTGACGGCCGGCGACGGCAAGGTGTTCGTCCTCAAGATCTCCGGCGCGGGCGAGCGGCGCGGCATTCTCGACCTTCAGCATGCCGCCCTGGAACACCTGTCCGCGCACTACGAAGAAGCTGCCTGGCCGCGGGTATGCCGCACGGGGGACGGCGAGGCCATCACCCGGGTCGATGGACACGACGGACGCCATCACCTGGTACGAATGCTGACCTACGTCGACGGACGGCCCCTCTGCGACGCCAGGCCGCACGGTCCCGGCCTGCTGAACCACCTCGGCGCCTTCCTCGGACGGTTGACCCGTGCTTTCGCCGGTTTCTCCCACGAGGAAAAGCAACCGGAACTCATCTGGAACGTGGACAACGGACCGGACGTCGTGCGCCGATACGCCGGCCAGATCCACGACGCCGGCCGGCGCGACCTGGTCATGAATTTCTGCGAAGCATACGAGAAAACCGTCGAGCCCCACCTCTCATCGCTGCCGCGCCAGTTCATCCACAACGACGCCAACGACCAGAATGTCCTGGTCAGCCTGGTCAGCCTGGTCAACCGAGCCCGCGGGGTCAACCGAGCCCGCGGGGTCAGCCCCGAAGACCCGGCACCGAGCGAACTGGAAGTGGCCGGCCTGATCGACTTCGGTGACATGGTGCATTCCTGCGCGCTCTTCGAACCGGCCGTGGCCGCCGCCTATGTCATGCTCGGCAAGGCCGAACCCCTTGCGGCGGCCGCCCACGTCGTGGCCGGGTACCACACCGAGCACCCGTTGACGGACCTGGAACTGAAACTGATGTACCATTGCGCCGTGATGCGGCTCTGCATGAGCGTGGCCATCTCGGCCCACCAGCAGGTTGCCGAACCGGAGAATACCTACCTGTCCGTCAGCGAGAAAAACGCCTGGGACCTCCTCGAAAAACTCAAGGACGCCGCCCCATCCTTTGCCGAATACCTGTTCCGGGACGCCTGTGGACGGCCGCCGTGTCCGCAGACACCCGGCATCGAAACGTACCTCTCATCGAAGCGCGGTGCCTTCGCGCCGGTCATGGGTCCCGATGTGGACCTCTCCACCGCCCTGGTATTCGATCTCAGCGTGAGCAGCCCGGACCGGGCCCTGCTGGGGGGTTCCATCGGCGTGGACGACCTTACCAGAGAGGTTTTCCGGCGCATGGAAGAAACCGGGGCCGAGGCGGGGATCGGCCGTTACGACGAAGCCCGCCAGGTCTACACCGCCGGGCAGTTCACCCTGGATTCCGACGAAATGCCGGAACGCCGGACCATCCACCTGGGCATGGATGTGTTCCTGCCCGCCGGATCGCCGGTCTTCGCGCCATTGGAGGGCAAGGTCCACAGCTTCCGGAACAACACGCAGCCACTGGACTACGGCCCATGCATCATTCTGGAACATGTCGCGGAGGAACGGGTAGGGACGGAAGAACCGGAAGGCACGGCCGGTTCAGCCGGCTCGGAAGGCACGGCCGGTTCAGCCGGCTCGGAAGGCACGGCCGGTTCAGCCGGCTCGGCCGTGAATTTCTATACGCTGTACGGGCATCTGAGCGTCGAATCGCTCACCGGTCTCTTCGAGGGCAAGCGGATCGAGAAAGGGGAACGATTCGCCACACTCGGCGACCCGGCGGTAAACGGCGGCTGGCCGCCCCACCTGCATTTTCAGGTCGTCACGGACATGCTGGGCAAAAAGGGCGATTTCCCCGGCGTCGGCGGACCGAGCCAGCGGAACGTCTGGCGCAGCCTTTCCCCGGACCCGAATGTCATACTCGGCGTGCCCGCCGGAGCGTTCCCGCCGGACCAGCGGACACGGCAGGAGGTCCTTTCGTCCCGCCGCGAGCACATCGGCAGGTCCTTGAGCGTCTCCTACCGGCGTCCCCTGAAGATCGTCCGGGGCCATATGCAGTACCTGTACGATGAGGAGGGGCGCGCCTTCCTCGACGCCGTGAACAACGTACCCCACGTGGGGCACAGCCATCCCCGGGTGGTCGCCGCGAGCCACCGGCAGATGGCCGTGCTGAACACCAATACCCGCTATCTGCACGACAACCTCGTGGACTACGCCGAACGGCTCTGCGCGAAACTGCCCGACCCCTTAAGCGTGTGTTTTTTCGTGAACTCCGGGAGCGAGGCCAACGACCTCGCTCTTCGACTGGCGCGGGCCTATTCGGGACGAAGGGACCTGCTCATCCTCGACGGGGCCTACCACGGCAACCTCACGTCCCTGGTCGACATCAGTCCCTACAAGTTCGACGGCCCCGGCGGCGAAGGCGCGCCGCCCCATGTCCACAAGGTGCCGCTCCCCGACCCCTACCGCGGGCCGTACAAGGGCTATTCGCCTGAAACGGGCGCACGGTATGCCGACCACGTACGCGAACGGATCGATGCGCTCGCGGAACAGGACCGCGGCATCAGCGCCTTCATCGCCGAGTCCCTGCCCGGTTGCGGTGGGCAGATCGTACTGCCGGACGGCTATTTCAAGAAGGCGTTCCAACAGGTGCACGAAGCGGGCGGCGTGTGCATCGCCGACGAGGTGCAGGTGGGATTCGGACGCGTGGGTTCGCACTTCTGGGGATTCGAGACCCAGGACGCGGTACCGGACATCGTCACCCTGGGAAAGCCTATCGGCAACGGCCACCCGCTGGGCGCGGTGGTTACCACCCCCGAGATCGCGGGCGCTTTCGACAACGGCATGGAGTATTTCAACACCTTCGGCGGGAACCCGGTCTCCTGCGCCATCGGCCTGGCGGTGCTGGATATCATCGAGGAAGAAGGGCTCCAGGCCAATGCCCTGGAGGTGGGCGGCTACCTGCTGGAAGAGCTTCGCGCCCTGGAGCCGGACCACCCGATCATCGGTGACGTCCGCGGCATGGGGCTCTACGTGGGCGTGGAACTCGTGCTGGACCGCGATTCGCTGGTACCGGCCGGCCACCAGGCTTCTTACGTGGCCAACCGGATGCGGGACCACGGGGTGCTGATCAGCACCGACGGCCCCCTGCACAACGTCCTGAAGATCAAGCCTCCCCTGGTCTTCACCCGGGAAGACGCCGACTATCTCCTGCACTGCCTCGGCAAGGTGCTCGAGGAGGACTATCTGCGGTTACCGGGCTGACCGGGCTGACCGGGCTGACCGGGCTGACCGGG
Encoded here:
- a CDS encoding phytanoyl-CoA dioxygenase family protein; protein product: MQYDASRRTFDCEPTLTDSEVLRFCRDGYLHFEGVVPDEINRRTRDYLNGKIPANPCYMPEGMTEEDLARIRNSHEPSSILLEDWFIEHVLINPVMAGALRSLLGRHVGLPVLVSDHRIECPKESQPWHHDADHVFGPEIRFVEAFYFPQDTPDNMGPTEVTPGSHIRSTRRGQEENGVLCSGPAGTIGLHSQSILHRRGESTASGLRHMLKYSYWRTVPPTRDWIVEPDFDFRHADYGGHGAARYVAHMFYWLCGKGDEFRLIGGQAWPWKSANQIGPSYGFGRTEGYLPDWRGNNDDDYAR
- a CDS encoding aminotransferase class III-fold pyridoxal phosphate-dependent enzyme, which produces MPGSRPPLSAISENRPRFSPEKAGELARSLYGVSGTLRALPSERDQNFRVTAGDGKVFVLKISGAGERRGILDLQHAALEHLSAHYEEAAWPRVCRTGDGEAITRVDGHDGRHHLVRMLTYVDGRPLCDARPHGPGLLNHLGAFLGRLTRAFAGFSHEEKQPELIWNVDNGPDVVRRYAGQIHDAGRRDLVMNFCEAYEKTVEPHLSSLPRQFIHNDANDQNVLVSLVSLVNRARGVNRARGVSPEDPAPSELEVAGLIDFGDMVHSCALFEPAVAAAYVMLGKAEPLAAAAHVVAGYHTEHPLTDLELKLMYHCAVMRLCMSVAISAHQQVAEPENTYLSVSEKNAWDLLEKLKDAAPSFAEYLFRDACGRPPCPQTPGIETYLSSKRGAFAPVMGPDVDLSTALVFDLSVSSPDRALLGGSIGVDDLTREVFRRMEETGAEAGIGRYDEARQVYTAGQFTLDSDEMPERRTIHLGMDVFLPAGSPVFAPLEGKVHSFRNNTQPLDYGPCIILEHVAEERVGTEEPEGTAGSAGSEGTAGSAGSEGTAGSAGSAVNFYTLYGHLSVESLTGLFEGKRIEKGERFATLGDPAVNGGWPPHLHFQVVTDMLGKKGDFPGVGGPSQRNVWRSLSPDPNVILGVPAGAFPPDQRTRQEVLSSRREHIGRSLSVSYRRPLKIVRGHMQYLYDEEGRAFLDAVNNVPHVGHSHPRVVAASHRQMAVLNTNTRYLHDNLVDYAERLCAKLPDPLSVCFFVNSGSEANDLALRLARAYSGRRDLLILDGAYHGNLTSLVDISPYKFDGPGGEGAPPHVHKVPLPDPYRGPYKGYSPETGARYADHVRERIDALAEQDRGISAFIAESLPGCGGQIVLPDGYFKKAFQQVHEAGGVCIADEVQVGFGRVGSHFWGFETQDAVPDIVTLGKPIGNGHPLGAVVTTPEIAGAFDNGMEYFNTFGGNPVSCAIGLAVLDIIEEEGLQANALEVGGYLLEELRALEPDHPIIGDVRGMGLYVGVELVLDRDSLVPAGHQASYVANRMRDHGVLISTDGPLHNVLKIKPPLVFTREDADYLLHCLGKVLEEDYLRLPG